CCGGGCCCCCCGCCCTCGCCGCCTGCCCCCCCGGGGGTCCGCGGGGGTCCCCACCGGGTCCCTTACGCTGTCGCTTTGGAAGGGATTTAGGAAATTGCTGCTCAGCTCGGCGTCGTCCCGAGGGGTCCCGGGggggttgctcagggccccCAAGTTACTGGGGGAGCTCTGGAGGaaaggtggggagggggagagaagggTTAGCGGGGGGGGGTTTTGGGGTATGGGGGGGGGGTTCTGGTGGGTTTGGGGCAATAAATGGGGTCCCAGTAGATGGGGGGGTCTTGGTTCATGGGGGGTCCCCAGTGCATTGGGGTGGGAGAGTGCCAGTACTGGGGGGGGAATAAATGGGGTCCCAGTAAGAGGGGTGGTCCCAGGAAATGGGGGAGCCCCAATAAATGGGGTCCCAGTAAGAGGGGTGGTCCCAGGAAATGGGGGAGCGCCAATAAATGGGGTCCCAGTAAGAGGGGTGGTCCCAGGAAATGGGGGGGTCCCAATAAATGGGGTCCCAGTAAGAGGGGTGGTCCCAGGAAATGGGGGGTCCCAATAAATGGGGTCCCAGTAAGAGGGGTGGTCCCAGAAAATGGGGGGGTCCCAAGAAATGCGATCCCAATATATGTGGGGGATCCCAGTGAATGAGGGAGGGGTCCCAATAAATGGGGTCCCAGTAAGAGGGGTGGTCCCAGAAAATGGGGGGGTCCCAAGAAATGCGATCCCAATATATGTGGGGGATCCAAGTGAATGAGGGAGGGGTCCCAATAAATGGGGTCCCAGTCTATGGGAAGGGTCCAGTGCATGGGGGGGAGTCCCAGTAAAGGGGGTCCCAGGGTCCCCAGCTCACCTTTGGCAGCCCATCCATGTCCCCGGAGCCTGCCAGGATGACAGCAGGGTGTTAGTGACCCCCCAATGCGTGGGTCCCCCCCAAACTTTGTGTGTCCCTAATCCACGTGTCCCCCAGTCCATCCACGTCCCCTCAATCCGTGTGTCCCCAAAtccgtgtctgtcccctcaaTCCATTCCCCCCTCCCATCCATGTGCCCCCCCTGCTGCACGAGCCCCTCCAGCCGCAGATGGAGCTCATATCCCACaggatttgggattttgggggtgctgggggggggAGGACACACAGGactcccctgtccccagggggGTGTCACCCACCTAAGGATCCGTTCATGTGGTGCGGCTCCATCGCGCTCATCCCGCCCATGGGCCCCTCGGGTCCAGGCCCCATCGGGAACTGGAAGGGAAAGGGGGGGTGAGGAATGTTGGGGGGACTCCCCCCCTCATcccagtccctgtccccagtccctGTCCCCCATCCCGTCACTCACGTTGGGCCGGTTCCCCGCGGGTCCGATGGGGTTCATCATGGTGTACATGTTCTCACTGGAGTTGGTGGAGTCTGGGGGGGGACAGCACACGGGGGGGGTGAGCGTGGacccccccaaatcccactcACACCCCCGCAAATCCCACTCacacccccaaatcccactcacacccccaaatcccactcgcaccccatcccatcccctcaCTCACCTCcggggctgggcaggatggGGGTGCCGGGGGGGCCACCGCCCCCAGGAGGGCcctggaagggaaaaggaaagagggggGGTGGTTTGGGGGGGGGTCACGGGGTCACTGCAGCCCCACCCCCAACAGTGCACCCCAGTACTCACCACGTAATTGCCGGGGGATGAGGAGGAGTAGGCGATCTGGGGGGGACAAAGTGGGGTCAGCACAGGGGTGGACACGGGGGCAACATCCCCACAGGACCCCCCCCAAAGGTATTACCCCCCCCAACCCCAAAACTTACGGAGTTGGCGTTGGGGTTGGGCCAGGGCCCGCGGCCACCAGGACCCCTGGAAGGCAACGGGGACAGTGAGGGGGGGTCCTGCCGGTCCCGGGGCCCCCGCCACTGTGGGGGGGTCACGGGGGGGGGGGCACGGGGGTCTTACATGTTCATGGTGGGCATTCCAGGGCCGGCCAGCGAGCTGGGGGGGGGGCGCATCCCGCTGCCGTAGCTCTGCCGGGAGAGGGGGGGTCAGTGGGGCTGGGACATCCCTGgcactgtccccatccctgtattcccattcccatccctttATCCCTGTATCCCAACCCTGCATCCTTCTATCCCCTTGTAcccatccccattcccaaaTCCATGTCCCCATGGCCCTGTAACCACTCCCACCCTGTATCCGGGTCCCTGCCCCACCCCGGTATCCCGGTATCCCGGTATCCCGGTATGCCACCATCCCGTACCTGTGGCCCCATCCCGGCCATGCCTCGGGGGGGGTTCATGCGCTGCATCGGGCCCCCCATGCCAGGATGCCCTGCACAAATCGGGGAGGGGGAGGTGTGAgacccccacagccccccccaccccccaaaaccACCTCGGGGTctgggggggacacggggagggGGGACAGGGACCCCCGACTCACCCTGCGAGCGTGCAGCCGGGTCCATGGCGTTGGGCAGCAGCGGCTGGGAGCCGGGAACACCCACGGGGGGCTGCGGAGAGGGGGGGCAGTAGGGGGTCAGGGTGCtgcgggggcgggggggctgcACCCCTTTCTTTAGGGAGGAGGGGTCCCGGCAGCGACCGCCTCACCTGGTTGGGCATCCGGAGCGGGGGCCGGGGGCCGCCGGGGTAGCGGGGGGACATGAAGGGCTGCAAGAGAGGGGGGGTCTGGGGGTcagccggggctgggggggatCGGTGTCACCCTGGGGGGGTCGTGAGGGGGGCTGGGGCCGtgctggggggctgggggggctgtgctcagcagggGCACCCCGGGGGTGGGGGGTGGAAAGGGGGGGCACCCGCGGGAGCCTTGGAGAGAAACACAACGGGGGTGTGTTATGGGCAGGGGGCTTTGGGGGGGCTGTGACCcctgggagggggctggggggggctGTGACCTCAGGGGCAGTCTGGGGGGGGGCGGTGAGGGTGTGGGGGGCACAGGGCCTGGGCGAGGGGAGGCTGTGCCATGGTGAGGGTGTGACCCACCCCCCAAAACTGGCTGGGGACACGGGAGCACCAGGCTCAGGCGCGGGCACACGCCGGGGACACGCAGGGCTCGGTACCTGGAAGAAGGCGGGGGGCACGGGACCCCCGGCCATGCCATCCCCGGGGGGCAGGTTCCCCATCACCGGGCTGGGCGCTGCCGCCGCGCTCTGCGGGGAGAGAGAGCTCagggcggggctgggggggtccCCATCGCCCCCCGACCCCACTGTCCCCCACCCTCAGGGCCTCCCCATCCCCGCGTCCCCCCCCGCAGCACCGAGCCCGGGGCCCAGCTCGCCCCACgttcccctcccagcccaacTGGGGGGAcccccggggccgggggggcgCGGGCAGGGGGCCCTGGCCCCACTCGCCGGCCGGGCCCGTCCGGGGGGAGCTGTTAGGGGAAGGAATGTGCCGCTTTTCCGGCTCGGCCCCTGCGCCACAACTGGTTTCAAtttggaggggaggaggagaagggggggACCCCGCGCTGCCCCCTCCACCCGGGGGGCCCCGCGCCCCCCAAACCCCCGCCAGCACCGGGGGTCCCGCTGTGCTTGGAGGGGCAGCACCCACGGGCGGGTGAcgggaaggtgctgctgctgctgctgcagctctggggacacGGATGGGGATGGTGACACCCCGTGGGGACACACGGGTCACGCCATGGACACGGGTCACGGCTGGGACACCCAGAGATGGTGACAGCGAGAGCCCAGCGGAGCCCAGATGGGGTCTGTACCCCATGGGGGCGGGCACCGGGGGTCCGTGGGGGTCTCAGGGCTGGCCCCAGGCCATGTCCCCTCTAGGGGACCCCCCCACTCCTGCCCCAGACACAGCGACAGTGACGGATCGGGGCCGATGCTGGTGCAGCCCCATGGGGGTGACAGTGCTGCCCCCTCAAACGGGGGCCAAACGGGGCCCCCCCGTCCCCCCCATCACTCGGTGATGCAAAGCAGAGTTGCCATGGCAACAGGTTGGGGAGCTGCGGCTCCTCCTGCGGGCTCAAGGTCAGGAGGGAGAAAAttggaggggggggggggacacgTGGGGGGCAGTTTGGGGGCTGCTCACCCCCAGGGGGGACCCCAGACCCAGCTGTGGGGCGGCTGCTGCCAATACCCcccaaaaactgctgtgcaCAGCTTGGAACCCCCCCAATTTTATGGGGTCACCAGGATGCTCGGTGGGGGTCCCGATGTGCCCGGGGAGGGGGGGCTGGTGGAGCAGCACCCATGGGAATGCGAGGGGCCCCGGCTCCATGCTGGGCCCCCCAgtccagcccagctgggcactgggatgggCCCACGGCTGCGTGGGGCACCCCAGCGGGCGCAGGGGGGGCCGTGGGGCTCCCCCCCAGCGCTCCCCggctctgccaggcagcagtgccatggCAACGTGGCCTGACCCGCGCCATGTCCCCGGCGTCACCGTCACCGCACCGGCAGCCTCATTAATTCCAGCATGGAAATCAGCTCTGCGCAGCgccgggggccgggggcggcgaGGGGgggtcctgctgcagcccccgcGGCGCCGGTGCGGCCCCACGGGACCCCACGGGGGTGAGGGGTGTCCCGGGGGGCAGCGGCTCCGTGTGGGCCCTGCAGGGTCCTGAATCCACGGGGCTGCGGATTGTCCGGCAGCCCCGGGCATCCCCCCCGTGCCACCGCGTGTCCCACAGCATCCTGCATCCCGCGGCCCTCTGCATCCCACCGTGCCACCCTGCGCGTCACAGCATCCCACATCCCGGGGGACTGCGGACCCCGCAGCATCCTGCACCATCCCACGGCCTCCTGCACCATCCCACGGCCTCCTGCACCATCCCACAGCATCCTGCACCATCCCACGGCCTCCTGCACCATCCCATGGCCTCCTGCATCCCGTGgcatcccacatcccagagCATCCCGCATCCCACAGCACCGTGGATCCCACAGCCTCCCGCATCCCACGGCATCCTGCATCATCCTGCATCCTGTGGGACCGTGGGCCCTGCAtcatcctgcatcccacagcatcccacaGGATTCTGTGTCATCCTACATCCCAGGGACCACTCCCCACCCAGAGCACGgtgcccccacagccccccctGGACCCCAGGCCCCCCATGCCCCCCCTGTGCCCACagtcctggcaggagcaggcacagggacatGCCGGGAACACCGGGAATGCCGGGAACACCGGGGGCTGTTGACTCTGTGCCAATGATTAACCCACCGGAGCTGGcgctgggaaggagcagagctgttctgGGGGGGTCCCCTCAGTGTGGGGGGGTCCCACTGAGCCCCGTGGTGACCCCCAGGACACcgggtggggagggggggacaCCCCTGGCTGGGCAGCAAGAGCCTGTCACTGTGCCCATGGCGTGGGactgggagggatggggggtccctgtgccctgggggGGGTGACAGTGGGGGATGGGCACGCCAGGGCACGCCGGGGTCCCCGTGGGGGGGGGCACTGAGCCAGGCCCCCAGGGATTAACCCCCCTCGCTGCCGCCCCGTGAAATAGGTCACCCACAGATCCGGGGCTGGCAGCGCGCGGGAACCCCGGCGGGGGGGTCCTGCCGGCGGGTGGGcggtgggggggggggcagggggcaCGGACCCCCCCATCCCGAGGCACTCACGTAGTCATGGAAGGCTTTGGCCTCGCTGGAATGCTCGCAGGTCTCCCGGCGGTCCGGGGCGGCGCAGTACAGATCCCAGAAGACGCTGGGAAAAGGGCGGGGGGGACACAGCGGGTGAGGACCCCCCCCTAATCTGCACCCCTGGCCATCCCCCACCGACCCCCACGGCGCGGCTGAGCACGGCCACACTCGTGTCAGCGATGGGGCGGGGGGGGCCGCGGCCGTGTCCCCCCTCGGCGGGGGCCTCCCGGCTCCAGCGCTGCCGCCTGTTTTCCCTGGAAACGGTCGCTACGGCCGGAGCCCAAATTCCTGGGACTTTACATCAGGCTGCAGCATCCCGGggcgggatgggatgggggggGTCCCCTGCCCCgagccccctgccctgggcGTGGGAC
The sequence above is a segment of the Corvus cornix cornix isolate S_Up_H32 chromosome 28, ASM73873v5, whole genome shotgun sequence genome. Coding sequences within it:
- the SSBP4 gene encoding single-stranded DNA-binding protein 4 isoform X1: MYAKGKGSGVPSDGQAREKLALYVYEYLLHVGAQKSAQTFLSEIRWEKNITLGEPPGFLHSWWCVFWDLYCAAPDRRETCEHSSEAKAFHDYSAAAAPSPVMGNLPPGDGMAGGPVPPAFFQPFMSPRYPGGPRPPLRMPNQPPVGVPGSQPLLPNAMDPAARSQGHPGMGGPMQRMNPPRGMAGMGPQSYGSGMRPPPSSLAGPGMPTMNMGPGGRGPWPNPNANSIAYSSSSPGNYVGPPGGGGPPGTPILPSPGDSTNSSENMYTMMNPIGPAGNRPNFPMGPGPEGPMGGMSAMEPHHMNGSLGSGDMDGLPKSSPSNLGALSNPPGTPRDDAELSSNFLNPFQSDSVRDPYSPSMTMSV
- the SSBP4 gene encoding single-stranded DNA-binding protein 4 isoform X2, with protein sequence MYAKGKGSGVPSDGQAREKLALYVYEYLLHVGAQKSAQTFLSEIRWEKNITLGEPPGFLHSWWCVFWDLYCAAPDRRETCEHSSEAKAFHDYSAAAAPSPVMGNLPPGDGMAGGPVPPAFFQPFMSPRYPGGPRPPLRMPNQPPVGVPGSQPLLPNAMDPAARSQGHPGMGGPMQRMNPPRGMAGMGPQSYGSGMRPPPSSLAGPGMPTMNMGPGGRGPWPNPNANSIAYSSSSPGNYVGPPGGGGPPGTPILPSPGDSTNSSENMYTMMNPIGPAGNRPNFPMGPGPEGPMGGMSAMEPHHMNGSLGSGDMDGLPKSSPSNLGALSNPPGTPRDDAELSSNFLNPFQSDSYSPSMTMSV